A genomic segment from Corylus avellana chromosome ca5, CavTom2PMs-1.0 encodes:
- the LOC132181707 gene encoding uncharacterized protein LOC132181707, producing the protein MFKAAIKTYSIQNGFDFVYKRNDKIRVTAECKLKCGWRIHASWSNTRDSIQIKTFKPTHNCGTHHENKKADVNWISNHYLENFRDDPTWTEYALREQIKRDYNITIPRWVAYRAKKMAMKKVYGNEAEHYKNSRDYAAAMQRWNPGSMCGLLKDGPNFHRMFVCLDACKKGLIFGCRPIIALDGCHLKGSYGGQLLCAVGRDGNDDMFPIAYAVVETECRDSWTWFMDSLLDCIGPIEERGWVFMFDRRKGLVETFESVYPGVEHRFCIRHLHANFKSNGWKGRAFKDELFGAARATIEARFNHHMNVIKVMDEEAFKYLEKIDPRSWSRHAFGTHCKSDMISNNIAESFNSWIKDARDKPLLTMLDTIRRQLMCRFHTKREGAKQSTNEICPKIQKKLERSKDLQRYYICHWRDGVVFEVDHCHDSRRVVNLSNMTCSCGRWQLNGIPCPHACAAIYADRCTPEDFVHECYRMDAYKKAYAPFIHPMPGPEEWRKVTIDTILPPLVRTQPGRPRKVRRRAEDEPQHPYKVTRQGYDVRCGNAKRLENEEAIDLD; encoded by the exons ATGTTTAAGGCTGCCATCAAAACTTATTCCATTCAAAATGGGTTCGATTTTGTGTACAAACGCAACGATAAAATACGGGTGACAGCGGAGTGCAAACTGAAATGTGGGTGGCGAATTCATGCATCGTGGTCAAACACGCGAGATTCCATTCAAATTAAGACCTTCAAACCAACACACAATTGTGGCACCCATCATGAGAACAAAAAAGCTGATGTTAATTGGATTTCGAATCACTATCTTGAGAATTTTAGGGATGACCCCACATGGACTGAGTATGCTTTAAGAGAGCAAATTAAGAGGGACTATAATATTACAATCCCAAGATGGGTTGCCTATAGAGCCAAGAAAATGGCGATGAAAAAGGTGTATGGGAATGAGGCTGAGCACTACAAAAATTCTCGAGACTACGCTGCAGCAATGCAAAGATGGAACCCTGGCAGCATGTGTGGTTTGCTAAAAGATGGACCTAATTTTCATCGGATGTTTGTATGCTTGGATGCCTGCAAGAAAGGTCTAATTTTTGGGTGTAGACCTATAATCGCATTAGATGGTTGCCACTTAAAGGGCTCATACGGGGGACAATTATTATGTGCAGTTGGCAGGGATGGGAATGATGACATGTTCCCAATTGCATATGCTGTTGTAGAAACCGAATGTAGAGACTCATGGACATGGTTTATGGATAGTCTTTTGGATTGCATTGGCCCTATTGAGGAGCGTGGATGGGTTTTTATGTTTGATAGGCGAAAG gGACTTGTTGAGACATTTGAGTCAGTGTATCCTGGAGTTGAACATAGGTTTTGTATCCGACATCTACATGCCAATTTCAAAAGTAATGGATGGAAAGGAAGAGCATTTAAAGATGAGTTATTTGGTGCCGCTAGAGCCACAATAGAAGCACGGTTCAACCACCACATGAATGTGATTAAGGTTATGGACGAAGAAGCTTTCAAGTACTTGGAAAAAATTGATCCACGTTCTTGGTCAAGGCATGCATTTGGAACCCATTGTAAAAGTGATATGATATCAAACAACATTGCTGAATCATTTAATTCATGGATTAAGGATGCTAGGGATAAGCCACTCCTAACCATGTTAGACACAATCAGGAGACAATTGATGTGTAGGTTTCACACTAAAAGAGAAGGAGCTAAGCAATCCACTAATGAGATTTGTCCCAAGATACAAAAAAAACTGGAGAGGTCGAAAGATCTACAGAGATACTACATTTGCCATTGGCGAGATGGGGTTGTGTTTGAGGTAGACCACTGCCACGATTCGAGGAGGGTGGTAAATCTGAGCAATATGACATGTAGTTGTGGTAGATGGCAACTCAATGGGATTCCGTGCCCTCATGCATGTGCTGCCATTTATGCCGATCGATGTACTCCAGAAGACTTTGTGCATGAGTGTTATCGCATGGATGCATACAAGAAAGCATATGCCCCTTTTATTCATCCAATGCCTGGGCCTGAGGAATGGCGAAAAGTTACTATTGACACCATTCTACCTCCTTTGGTGAGAACTCAACCTGGACGCCCTAGAAAGGTCAGAAGAAGAGCTGAGGATGAGCCACAACACCCGTATAAAGTTACAAGGCAAGGGTATGATGTGAGATGTG